One genomic segment of [Phormidium] sp. ETS-05 includes these proteins:
- a CDS encoding Eco29kI family restriction endonuclease → MVNLNFLRQDLTQSVGVYLLYYYGDFSMYGIIKDANYQECCLPIYVGKAASSGRRTGKQTAGTSLYGRLLDHRKSIQSVENLKIEDFRFKVALMDMDLVSVSWGEAVLIRHFNPIWNWEISGFGIHDPGSGRAGQKRSIWDQLHPGRTFAAKLSVGNSPIDLNILSAKIFQHCQAVKEKLGCPLRD, encoded by the coding sequence TTGGTAAATCTTAATTTTCTGCGGCAAGATTTGACTCAATCTGTGGGAGTGTATTTGCTATACTATTATGGTGATTTTTCCATGTATGGTATAATTAAAGATGCCAACTACCAAGAATGCTGCCTTCCGATTTATGTGGGTAAAGCAGCTTCGAGCGGTCGGCGCACTGGCAAGCAAACTGCTGGTACTAGCCTTTACGGGAGGTTATTGGATCATAGAAAATCTATTCAAAGTGTAGAAAACCTGAAAATTGAGGATTTCCGATTCAAAGTGGCGTTAATGGATATGGATTTAGTCTCAGTCTCCTGGGGAGAGGCGGTTTTAATCCGTCACTTTAATCCAATTTGGAATTGGGAAATATCGGGATTTGGCATCCATGACCCTGGAAGTGGACGCGCTGGACAAAAACGCTCTATCTGGGACCAGTTACACCCTGGCCGCACCTTTGCCGCCAAACTATCTGTAGGAAATTCTCCAATTGATTTAAATATTTTGTCAGCCAAAATTTTCCAGCACTGTCAAGCGGTTAAGGAAAAACTTGGCTGTCCTCTTAGGGATTAA
- a CDS encoding DNA cytosine methyltransferase — MRDAIWDLPNPHNQDIPSSFLNHIFIPGARKYPGHTGSPLDEPAKTLKAGVHGVPGGENMLAFASGEVRYFTVREAARLQTFPDEYFFPHSWTETMRQLGNAVPVALAEIMAASIREQLVRVSESKTQLPNSNRLS; from the coding sequence GTGCGTGACGCCATCTGGGATTTACCAAATCCTCACAATCAAGACATCCCCAGTTCCTTCCTAAACCACATTTTTATCCCCGGAGCCAGAAAGTACCCCGGTCACACAGGAAGTCCCTTAGATGAACCAGCCAAAACTCTAAAAGCCGGAGTACATGGTGTTCCTGGTGGGGAAAATATGCTCGCTTTCGCCAGTGGAGAAGTGCGTTATTTTACAGTTAGAGAAGCTGCCCGGTTACAAACATTCCCCGATGAATACTTTTTTCCTCACTCTTGGACAGAGACGATGCGCCAGTTGGGGAATGCCGTACCCGTCGCTTTAGCGGAAATCATGGCCGCTAGCATTCGGGAGCAGCTTGTGAGAGTCAGCGAATCTAAAACACAGCTTCCCAATTCAAATAGATTAAGCTAA
- a CDS encoding DNA cytosine methyltransferase, with the protein MTEKEKPVGNSVELFAGVGGLGIGLSNAGFCHRVAIDRDKNACATIDENQRRGLNSVKNWPIIEADVSKFDFRTLHIPGGVDLLAGGPPCQPFSLGGKHHGYQDDRDMFPHFCRAVRDLQPLAFLIENVPGLLRPSFTQYFEYLILQLTYPEIIAKSDEDWLDHLCKLEKHHTAGGDGSISYRVVFQKLNAADYGIPQKRERVFIVGFRSDLGAAWSFPTATHSQEALLWQQWVTGDYWERHQVARGDRPEITLKLSKSILHLQSSLFPPQISPGVPCVTPSGIYQILTIKTSPVPS; encoded by the coding sequence ATGACAGAAAAAGAAAAACCCGTAGGGAACTCGGTGGAACTGTTCGCGGGAGTTGGCGGCTTGGGGATAGGTCTGTCAAATGCTGGTTTCTGTCATCGAGTGGCGATCGATCGGGATAAGAATGCCTGCGCCACCATTGATGAAAATCAGCGGCGGGGGCTCAACAGCGTGAAAAACTGGCCAATAATTGAAGCTGATGTGAGTAAGTTTGACTTTCGGACGCTCCATATCCCTGGTGGGGTTGACCTCCTGGCTGGTGGACCACCTTGCCAACCGTTCTCACTGGGGGGCAAACACCACGGTTATCAAGACGATCGCGATATGTTTCCCCACTTCTGTCGCGCCGTCAGAGATTTGCAGCCATTAGCGTTTCTCATTGAAAATGTTCCTGGCTTATTACGTCCCAGTTTCACCCAGTATTTCGAGTATCTCATCCTGCAACTGACCTACCCAGAAATTATCGCCAAATCTGATGAAGATTGGCTCGACCATCTGTGTAAGTTGGAAAAACATCATACTGCTGGCGGCGATGGTTCTATATCATATCGGGTGGTATTTCAGAAGCTGAATGCAGCAGATTACGGTATTCCCCAAAAACGAGAACGGGTGTTTATCGTTGGGTTTCGCTCCGATTTAGGCGCAGCATGGTCATTTCCCACAGCAACTCATTCCCAAGAGGCTTTGCTTTGGCAACAGTGGGTAACGGGTGATTATTGGGAACGCCACCAAGTTGCCCGGGGCGATCGACCAGAAATCACCCTCAAATTATCCAAGTCCATTCTCCATTTGCAATCTAGTCTATTCCCCCCCCAAATCAGCCCTGGCGTACCGTGCGTGACGCCATCTGGGATTTACCAAATCCTCACAATCAAGACATCCCCAGTTCCTTCCTAA
- a CDS encoding Uma2 family endonuclease, translated as MTEILTAIELPPPFPDHTQLPDKDDNFVKNFQEHPQSIILTDSLTPVLEQLHPDGQYAIGQDCGIYWRETDPPQAGAVAPDWFYVPNVPPKLDGLMRRSYVLWRELRAPLIALEFASGNGDEERDKTPLAISPSGSTQKPGKFWVYENVIRMPYYGIFEIQTGQLSMYHLVDFTYYPIEPNDRGHYPIPQLGVELGLWQGTYQNQEQVWLRWWDAEGNLLLTGWERVEIERAATERERLKAEAAQQQAEQERTRAEAAQQQAEQERTRAEAAQQQAEQERQKAARLADRLRALGVDPDQL; from the coding sequence ATGACCGAAATATTAACAGCAATAGAACTACCACCGCCATTTCCCGATCATACCCAACTGCCAGACAAAGACGATAACTTTGTGAAAAACTTTCAGGAGCATCCCCAAAGCATAATTCTCACGGATTCATTAACGCCTGTTTTAGAGCAACTCCATCCAGATGGACAATATGCCATAGGTCAAGATTGCGGCATATACTGGCGAGAAACCGACCCACCACAAGCGGGAGCCGTTGCCCCAGATTGGTTCTACGTGCCCAACGTACCACCAAAACTAGATGGCTTGATGCGCCGCTCTTATGTGCTGTGGCGAGAATTACGAGCGCCGTTAATCGCCTTAGAATTTGCCAGCGGTAACGGTGATGAAGAAAGGGATAAAACACCTTTGGCGATTTCCCCATCAGGCAGCACCCAGAAACCGGGCAAGTTTTGGGTTTACGAGAATGTCATTAGAATGCCCTATTATGGCATTTTTGAAATTCAAACTGGCCAGCTATCAATGTATCATCTGGTGGATTTTACCTACTATCCGATCGAGCCGAACGATCGGGGTCATTATCCGATTCCCCAATTAGGCGTGGAATTGGGATTGTGGCAAGGGACCTATCAGAATCAGGAGCAAGTATGGCTCCGGTGGTGGGATGCTGAGGGTAATCTGTTGCTCACCGGTTGGGAGCGCGTGGAAATCGAGCGCGCTGCAACGGAACGAGAGCGCCTGAAAGCTGAAGCGGCGCAACAGCAAGCCGAACAGGAGCGGACTCGCGCTGAAGCGGCGCAACAGCAAGCCGAACAGGAGCGGACTCGCGCTGAAGCGGCGCAACAGCAAGCCGAACAGGAGCGCCAGAAAGCAGCTCGTCTAGCCGATCGGCTGCGGGCTCTAGGGGTAGATCCAGATCAACTCTAG
- a CDS encoding 3-isopropylmalate dehydratase large subunit codes for MGMTLTEKILARASGKSSVTPGENIWVNTDVLMTHDVCGPGTIGVFKREFGADAKVWDPDKIVIIPDHYIFTADERANRNVDILRDFVQEQGIKYFYDIIDRSNFKANPDYKGVCHVALAQEGHTRPGEVLFGTDSHTCNAGAFGQFATGIGNTDAAFILGTGKLLIKVPATMQFVLDGEMPDYILAKDLILQIIGDITVSGANYRTMEFAGEAVAQMTMEERMVLCNMVIEAGGKNGTIAPDETTFSYVRPRTNKPFEPVYTDADAKFYSQRRYDVSQLEPVVAKPHSPDNRALARECSDVKIDRVYIGSCTGGKTTDFLNAARILKGRQVKVPTYLVPATQKVYEDLFTIKHEGQTLSEIFLSAGCIEPAAPSCAACLGGPKDTFGRLNEPEVCVSTTNRNFPGRMGNKQAQVYLASPYTAAASALTGYVTDPREFLQ; via the coding sequence ATGGGAATGACCCTCACAGAAAAAATCTTAGCTCGGGCTTCTGGTAAGTCCAGCGTCACCCCCGGGGAAAATATCTGGGTGAATACTGATGTGTTGATGACCCATGATGTGTGTGGCCCTGGGACGATCGGCGTGTTTAAGCGGGAATTTGGCGCTGATGCCAAAGTCTGGGACCCGGATAAAATCGTGATTATCCCGGACCACTATATTTTTACCGCTGACGAACGGGCAAACCGTAACGTGGATATCTTGCGGGACTTTGTGCAAGAGCAAGGTATCAAATATTTTTACGACATCATCGATCGGAGCAATTTTAAAGCTAACCCGGACTATAAAGGGGTTTGCCATGTGGCTCTGGCTCAAGAAGGTCACACTCGCCCCGGTGAGGTCCTGTTTGGCACCGACTCCCACACCTGCAATGCGGGGGCTTTTGGTCAGTTCGCCACGGGTATCGGTAACACCGACGCAGCTTTTATCTTGGGTACGGGCAAACTTTTGATTAAAGTCCCCGCCACGATGCAGTTTGTCCTCGATGGGGAAATGCCGGATTATATTTTGGCCAAAGACCTGATTTTACAGATTATCGGCGATATCACGGTTTCTGGGGCAAATTACCGCACGATGGAATTTGCTGGGGAAGCGGTGGCGCAGATGACGATGGAAGAGAGGATGGTTTTGTGCAATATGGTGATTGAAGCTGGGGGGAAAAATGGCACGATCGCCCCGGATGAAACCACCTTTAGCTATGTCCGCCCGCGCACTAACAAGCCCTTCGAGCCAGTTTACACCGACGCCGATGCTAAATTCTACTCCCAGCGGCGCTATGATGTGAGTCAACTAGAACCCGTAGTGGCCAAACCCCACTCTCCCGATAACCGGGCTCTGGCTCGGGAATGCAGCGATGTGAAAATCGATCGGGTTTACATCGGTTCTTGCACTGGCGGCAAAACCACCGACTTCCTCAACGCCGCTCGCATCCTCAAAGGTCGGCAGGTGAAAGTCCCCACCTACTTAGTCCCCGCCACTCAAAAGGTGTACGAAGACCTATTCACCATTAAACACGAAGGGCAAACCCTCTCAGAAATTTTCCTTTCTGCTGGTTGTATCGAACCCGCTGCCCCCTCTTGCGCTGCCTGTTTGGGCGGTCCTAAAGATACTTTTGGCCGGTTGAATGAGCCGGAAGTGTGCGTATCCACCACTAACCGCAATTTCCCCGGACGGATGGGCAACAAGCAAGCCCAAGTTTACCTTGCTTCTCCCTACACGGCGGCGGCTTCCGCTCTCACTGGTTATGTCACCGACCCCCGGGAGTTCCTCCAGTAG
- a CDS encoding DUF5895 domain-containing protein — MASQIKPSLTFDFEDEKFKAPPSQVIPWCHMINPQRDGVKGANNFGLAIKQDNANAVGFVPDENWELVEHQFSTGEVETIFITTSPRVVLVRRGAVYLKYRDTGITLGRLGDHYDTFLADKLRFKTFTRHLVFFVGQDKKLLHNSPLRLSLSGAAGASFGKSYVDYKAGQATSGFTVELEKAYAEYCGKRYSPKGPLFHATAFFALVWKCGKLVSV, encoded by the coding sequence ATGGCGAGCCAAATCAAACCATCCCTAACCTTCGATTTTGAAGATGAGAAATTCAAGGCGCCTCCTTCCCAAGTGATTCCCTGGTGCCACATGATTAACCCCCAGCGTGATGGGGTTAAAGGTGCCAATAATTTCGGTTTGGCCATCAAACAGGATAATGCCAATGCCGTGGGTTTTGTCCCGGATGAAAATTGGGAGTTGGTCGAACACCAGTTTAGCACCGGTGAGGTGGAAACTATTTTTATCACCACTTCGCCTCGGGTGGTGCTGGTGCGCAGAGGAGCGGTGTATCTCAAATACCGCGATACGGGGATCACCCTAGGGCGGTTAGGAGACCACTATGATACTTTTCTGGCCGATAAGCTGCGGTTTAAAACTTTCACCAGACACTTGGTTTTTTTCGTGGGTCAAGATAAGAAATTACTGCATAATTCGCCGTTGCGGTTGAGCCTCAGTGGCGCGGCGGGTGCGAGTTTTGGTAAATCCTACGTTGACTATAAAGCTGGTCAAGCGACGAGCGGGTTTACGGTGGAATTGGAAAAGGCTTATGCGGAATACTGCGGTAAGCGCTACTCCCCCAAAGGACCGCTGTTTCACGCCACGGCATTTTTTGCCCTCGTCTGGAAGTGCGGGAAGCTGGTATCGGTTTAA
- a CDS encoding CYTH domain-containing protein — MLETWKSIACMSTEIERKFLVSGDGWRGLAPGTIYRQGYMPTQNGITVRVRVIGSQGYLTVKGRTTGISRLEFEYPIPIADAWEMLDNFCAKPLIEKTRYQIKYGDIIWEVDEFHGDNQGLIIAEVELATENQIITIPEWIGAEVSHEPKYFNANLAKHPYSRW; from the coding sequence GTGTTAGAGACATGGAAATCGATCGCCTGCATGAGTACGGAAATTGAGCGCAAATTCTTAGTCAGTGGTGATGGGTGGCGGGGGTTGGCTCCCGGCACCATTTATCGTCAAGGTTATATGCCCACCCAAAACGGCATCACCGTCAGGGTGCGCGTTATCGGCTCACAAGGCTACCTCACCGTCAAAGGCAGAACCACCGGGATTTCCCGCTTAGAGTTTGAGTATCCTATCCCCATTGCCGATGCTTGGGAAATGTTGGATAATTTCTGTGCTAAACCTTTAATTGAAAAAACTCGCTATCAAATAAAATATGGAGATATAATTTGGGAAGTTGACGAATTCCACGGCGACAATCAAGGCTTAATTATTGCCGAAGTAGAACTGGCAACAGAAAACCAAATCATCACAATTCCTGAATGGATAGGAGCTGAAGTTTCTCACGAACCCAAATACTTTAACGCCAATTTAGCCAAACATCCCTACAGTCGCTGGTAA